GTCGATTTCAATTCGTATGACTTTTCCAGTCTGGGGAGCAGAGAATTCTCGTCTAAATGGCAAACAAATACGCCCTTATGCACAGACAGTCTGTCTGACGAGTCCGCCCCGGGCCTGCTCACCGAGGATATGGGTATCTCACCGATCCCTATGCCTGCTGCCGAAGCGACTTGTCCCCAAGAGAGCGAGGATCGCCTATGCCGAAACCCGCAAGGGCGCTGCATCAGTCTCGCCACAGGGATTCTCGGCTCTATGCATGCCGGCTCAAATTCCTGCATCCTACAGGTAGCCACAAGCGACCAGGGTGGTGCAAGTGATCGTCAGCCTCAGCAATCGCGTGCGGCGGACGCCATCCTGTCCATGAACCAGTCCGCCTTGCGGACGGTCCGGTCCATACTGAACTGTTCGTGCTACGAAAGCCCGCAGGTGCTTCTCCTCGTTACCGTCATGTGCTCCAGGATTACTGCTTGGTACTGGCGTATCGCCGATATATACAGCTACAGTCACGGCAACCCAACCGCGGGCAGCCCAAGAGCTGCCCTACCGACTAGTGTGGGCAGTAGAGCCGAGACGCGAAGACGGgatttcttcatcggcaATCACCGCTTGGACAGGGAAGTAGAGACGGTCGTCATTCGTCACGTTCTTTTGGGGATGCTTCAAGAACTACAGCTCGTCATCAGAGACTTCGCTGGTCAGGCAGGACAATCGCCGGCCGGCACAGTCGACACTGATGACCCGACCTCGACGAGCGACCTGATGCTGAGCGGTATGCGAGCCCGGGTGgttgcttttcttcgtaAGCAGCTACACTCCCTCACTTCCGCGCTTGATCACACAGACAGTGGGTTCGGGACGATGGGGCCACATGTGTCGCACTATTGATTTTGTATAATGCATGAGCGCTGGTGCCGGGGACAGAAATAATCATGAATTAATGCGTATACGGCTGCATAGAAGATAGCAgagggcttcttcttttacATATTAGACCTTACGAATGGAATAATAGACTGAGGATTGGTCACTAGTTATAGAGCAGGTTTACGACATTTCTATAAAATTTCTGCCACGTTCCCTGAGACACCTTGGGTGGTAGAGTTGTTTAATAAGCCCACAATATAAGTTCTTTGGGCGTCTTGTGTACTTCACGAAGCAGACTGTACTTGAGCGCGACGAAACAACAGGTTGCTAGGTCACTCTTTTGCTGCATTGGGCATCCGTGTTATTCCATTGATAGACGGATCTCACCCCTGTAGAATTGCATGTCCTACACTACTCCTGCAGAGCTTTCTCGCAATATAACAGCATGATATTTCTATGGTTAGGTAGAATCCTATCACTTGCTCAACCACGTCACTAAGTCCTGTACAGTAGGACACTCCAGGAAGATGGACGACTGAACGTCAATTCCTAACTCTGCGCGTATCTTGGCCGATAGCGCCAGTGACATGAGAGAATCCACGCCCAAGTCCGCAAAGGCAGCTTCGCCGGTCAAGtcgtccagatccagccccGTCTCATCCGAAATCAGTGACAGGCACGCGGTTGCTTGCGCgttttggctttggctttgacCTTGATTCTGTTCACCCCTTTCTTTCGCAGGTAGAGCTGGCTGTGTGACTGGGACTGCCGCTACCGGCTGGGTCTTTTGCGAGATGCTGATGTCACAATGCTCGGCATGGGGCTGCGACTTGGTCACATCATAGGCAGGCGTTCTAGACTTGGGCTCTTGGAAAACAGTGTGAGTGTACTCGCAgttgcctttgcccttgACCAAACGATTCTCGGCTGTCTGGGCTTGATTTCGTCTCTTGCCAGCTTGTGGCTCGATTCGAGGAAACAAAACCGGCATTAAAGCGCGAGGAACCGCTTTGAACTTGATGCCCGCGCACACGCCCACGAGCCTTTTCCCTCGGTGCAGATAAATGTCTCCCGAATATGCGCCCGGCTCACTGCCGACTGGAAACATCCGGACAAAGCTGCGATACGTGGCTTCAGGCCCCGGCTCAAGACGTTCCAGCAGCCTAAAGTGCCGCCAGCCCGGCGTGATATAGAAGAAATCACGAGACGACCCGGAAATTTTGCCATCGCCTTGTACGCCAAATGAGTTCATGACAAAGCCAGCGAGCTGGAACGCGCTGTCGATCCAGTGCGGCGGCGTATGCCAGGTGCCGTGGCGGTCCTTGTCTAGGACGATGTCGGCCGTTGCTTCGAGCGTGTCTTCGGAGAGGGCAACGCGCTGCATCCCGCGGTACCTCGCGCCGTAGTCTACCACATTGGCAAAAAGTTGGTACGCGATGCTGCGGAAAAAGTTGTTCACTCGAGGTCCTCCCTTGCCTGCTGGCCGGGCATTGTCGTCTGATCCGCCTGCTGCCATTTCCCAGAACGAATTGGCTCGCGCAGCAACAAGATGCGAGGTCATCTGCCACTGATCTTGCCAGTCCTGAGCCTCTTCGTAGCAAACAGTTGCTGAGGCAAACGGCTTGTCGGTATTCCGAGTGCCGTTTGCGCTTGCTGCGTACAGCCGGACTGCCGTTTGCTGTCTGGGTAGGTCCAAGACTCCCTCAATTTGGATGAATTGGGACATATCTGGGTGCAGCACCTGGGCTTCCAGGACTTCCATCCCTTTCACGTTCATGTGTGGCATTTTGCCGCCGGGCACCATTTGCTTGTACAGGTACTCACCCACAGTGAGGGTGATGTCGGCCCAGATACTCTGTGCAATGATGCAGTTAGTAAATCTGTCCATGTGCAAAGATCAGAGAATCAGGGATTGCAATATCATACTCCAGTCACAACACTCCTCCCATGTATCTTATGCCCGTCTGCTGCTCCCTGCAGGTCGGGGTGGTGCAAGTCGGAGAGTGCCTCCATCCGTCCCATCGACTCGTCATATTCCTCGAAAATGATCTGCTGCACCgaggaggtgaagaaggccgGAGTGACCGCGGAATTGTCGTCCTTGGTCTTGTTGTTTTGTCCAGCATGAGCTTTGTC
This sequence is a window from Aspergillus nidulans FGSC A4 chromosome IV. Protein-coding genes within it:
- a CDS encoding uncharacterized protein (transcript_id=CADANIAT00000397); translated protein: MELPAESELQYAGECLSLPGTFLEPPIEDPPSSVLNLLNLSQVDFNSYDFSSLGSREFSSKWQTNTPLCTDSLSDESAPGLLTEDMGISPIPMPAAEATCPQESEDRLCRNPQGRCISLATGILGSMHAGSNSCILQVATSDQGGASDRQPQQSRAADAILSMNQSALRTVRSILNCSCYESPQVLLLVTVMCSRITAWYWRIADIYSYSHGNPTAGSPRAALPTSVGSRAETRRRDFFIGNHRLDREVETVVIRHVLLGMLQELQLVIRDFAGQAGQSPAGTVDTDDPTSTSDLMLSGMRARVVAFLRKQLHSLTSALDHTDSGFGTMGPHVSHY